Proteins encoded by one window of Lathyrus oleraceus cultivar Zhongwan6 chromosome 1, CAAS_Psat_ZW6_1.0, whole genome shotgun sequence:
- the LOC127092914 gene encoding pentatricopeptide repeat-containing protein At4g22760 produces the protein IDCGSIGSAREFFDAMPKRNSVSLITMIAGYSKSGDVDIARELFDRMDDKDLWSYNAMIACYAQNSKPNEALDLLNGMLKQEISLHPDEMTLGSVISACSQLGNLDQWHWIETHMNDYGIVLDDHLATALIDLYVKCRSIDKACELFHGLRKRDVVAYSAMIYGCGINGKVSDAVELFEQMVGESIDPNLATYTGILTAYNHAGLVEEGYRCFKSMKDNGLVPSVDHYGIMVDLLGRAGWLDEAYRLIMNMPMQPNAGVWGALLLACRLHGNVKLGEIAAQHCIKLESETAGYYSLLSGIYATVGKWNDAKKLTTGVEGKKIIKIPGCSWTQLE, from the exons attgatTGTGGAAGCATTGGGTCGGCTAGAGAATTTTTTGATGCGATGCCGAAGAGAAACAGTGTCTCtttgataactatgattgctGGGTATTCGAAAAGTGGTGATGTTGATATTGCTCGTGAGCTCTTTGACCGGATGGATGATAAAGATTTGTGGTCGTATAATGCTATGATAGCTTGCTATGCACAAAATAGCAAACCAAATGAAGCACTTGACCT CCTTAATGGCATGCTTAAACAAGAAATATCTTTACATCCGGACGAGATGACTTTGGGTAGTGTTATATCAGCTTGTTCACAACTAGGGAATCTAGATCAGTGGCACTGGATTGAGACACACATGAATGACTATGGAATTGTATTGGATGATCATTTGGCCACTGCGTTAATCGACTTGTATGTAAAGTGTCGGAGCATTGACAAGGCATGTGAGCTATTCCATGGCCTGAGAAAGAGAGATGTGGTTGCATATTCTGCAATGATCTATGGATGTGGCATAAATGGAAAGGTGTCCGATGCGGTCGAGTTATTTGAACAGATGGTTGGAGAGTCTATTGACCCTAATTTGGCCACATACACAGGAATTCTGACTGCCTATAATCATGCTGGATTGGTTGAGGAAGGTTACCGGTGCTTTAAATCCATGAAGGACAATGGCCTTGTTCCTTCGGTTGATCATTATGGAATCATGGTTGATCTTTTGGGGAGGGCTGGATGGCTGGATGAAGCGTATAGGCTTATAATGAATATGCCAATGCAACCAAATGCTGGTGTCTGGGGAGCTCTACTTCTTGCCTGCAGATTGCATGGCAATGTGAAGCTTGGGGAAATAGCTGCTCAGCATTGCATTAAGCTGGAGAGTGAAACAGCTGGTTACTATTCTCTTCTTTCCGGTATATATGCTACTGTTGGAAAATGGAATGATGCCAAAAAGTTGACGACAGGTGTGGAAGGAAAGAAAATTATCAAGATACCTGGATGTAGTTGGACACAACTTGAGTGA
- the LOC127117860 gene encoding uncharacterized protein LOC127117860: MLEGQLAASLTSREVAEKSLASVLKSRQEMEKKLADTLKEMEVLREKLASLELAQEEANNLSNIVHSDNVRLEHDVAFLKAVLDDTQKELHSTRGVIAGERNRAFQLQYES, from the exons ATGCTGGAGGGTCAACTGGCAGCTTCTCTGACAAGCAGAGAAGTTGCAGAGAAAAGCTTAGCATCTGTTCTTAAAAGCAGACAGGAAATGGAGAAAAAATTGGCCGATACACTGAAGGAGATGGAAGTACTAAGAGAGAAGCTAGCGAGTCTAGAATTGGCCCAAGAAGAGGCCAACAACTTGTCAAACATTGTCCACTCTGACAATGTTCGTCTCGAACATGACGTGGCCTTCCTCAAGGCTGTTTTAGATGACACGCAGAAG GAGTTGCATTCAACACGAGGAGTTATTGCAGGAGAAAGAAATAGGGCATTCCAACTACAG TACGAATCATAG